The following are encoded in a window of Desulforegulaceae bacterium genomic DNA:
- the gyrB gene encoding DNA topoisomerase (ATP-hydrolyzing) subunit B has translation MSELKREYNAGSIKILEGLEAVRKRPSMYIGNTEEAGLHHLVYEVLDNSIDEAMAGYCNEIDITIHTDNSVTVTDNGRGIPVDLHEKEGVPAAEVVMTKLHAGGKFDNDSYKVSGGLHGVGISVVNALSENLEMTIWKNENIYNQKFSKGKKVTELEIIGSTEKNGTRIHFEPDITIMSTNNFNFEVLSRRMRELAFLNKSIKISIEDERSDEKNSFFYEGGIKTYVEFINKHSSAIHEPIIIEGSHEDVSVEVAIQYNDTFNEKIYTFANNINTTEGGYHLSGFKGALTRTLNNYASSDSLPKNLRARITGDDVREGLAAIISVKLKEPKFEGQTKTKLGNSELKGIVESLVNEKLAIYLEENPQNARKIIAKAVDAARARDAAKRARDLVRSKANIGDTTLPGKLADCQSNKPEEKELYLVEGDSAGGSAKQARDRRYQAILPLKGKILNVEKARFDRLLKSEEIKNMITALGAGIGKDDYEIEKIRYHKIFIMTDADVDGAHIRTLLLTFFYRHMPEIIEKGYLYIAQPPLYRIGKGKKGVYLKNDHGFNEYLVSRFCELKYVESGKEKTKIEDNEVSKFLLKLISLYENLSFLDDMGFEKRIVKILLDEKVSDKDYLQSEEKMSLLKDKFEQSNFFIDEFIWNEEKEVFELTLTPPEIEEEDEDHESSRVREKKPVRISRRLVFSKEYQSILEDWSFIEKYYYLPFYIGTKEGTSVVKCESLKEFYNKAMEEAKKGVSIQRYKGLGEMNPDQLWETTMDPSTRQLLQVKVEDAEAADEIFSLLMGDEVEPRRNFIQTHALEVSTLDF, from the coding sequence ATGTCTGAGTTAAAAAGAGAGTATAATGCAGGCAGTATTAAAATACTTGAAGGTCTTGAAGCTGTAAGAAAAAGACCTTCCATGTATATAGGCAATACTGAAGAAGCAGGTCTTCACCATCTTGTATACGAAGTTTTGGATAATAGTATTGATGAAGCAATGGCTGGTTACTGCAATGAAATAGACATAACAATACATACAGATAATAGTGTGACTGTTACAGATAACGGAAGAGGTATTCCCGTAGATCTTCACGAAAAAGAAGGTGTTCCTGCAGCAGAAGTTGTAATGACCAAGCTTCATGCTGGGGGTAAGTTTGACAATGATTCTTATAAAGTATCAGGAGGACTTCACGGAGTTGGTATTTCTGTGGTAAACGCCCTTTCTGAAAATCTTGAGATGACAATCTGGAAAAATGAAAATATTTATAATCAAAAGTTTTCAAAAGGTAAAAAAGTAACAGAGCTTGAAATAATAGGTTCAACTGAAAAAAACGGAACAAGAATTCACTTTGAACCTGATATTACAATAATGTCTACAAACAACTTTAATTTTGAAGTTTTATCAAGAAGAATGAGAGAACTTGCTTTTCTTAATAAAAGCATAAAAATTTCTATTGAAGATGAAAGATCTGATGAAAAAAACAGTTTTTTTTATGAGGGAGGAATAAAAACTTATGTTGAATTTATCAACAAGCATTCCTCTGCCATTCATGAGCCGATTATAATTGAAGGTAGTCATGAAGATGTTTCTGTAGAGGTTGCAATCCAGTACAATGACACATTTAATGAAAAAATTTATACTTTTGCAAATAATATAAATACCACAGAAGGTGGTTATCATTTAAGCGGTTTTAAAGGCGCACTCACAAGGACTTTAAATAATTATGCAAGTAGTGACAGTCTTCCTAAAAATTTGAGAGCAAGAATAACAGGTGATGATGTAAGGGAAGGTTTGGCTGCAATAATAAGTGTTAAATTAAAAGAGCCTAAGTTTGAAGGACAGACAAAAACAAAACTTGGTAACAGTGAGCTTAAAGGTATTGTCGAGTCTCTTGTCAATGAAAAGCTTGCTATTTATCTTGAAGAAAATCCCCAGAATGCCAGAAAAATAATAGCAAAAGCAGTGGATGCTGCAAGAGCAAGGGATGCTGCAAAAAGAGCAAGGGATCTTGTAAGGAGCAAGGCAAATATTGGTGATACTACTCTTCCTGGTAAACTTGCGGATTGTCAGTCAAATAAACCTGAAGAAAAAGAACTTTATCTGGTGGAAGGTGATTCAGCTGGCGGTTCAGCCAAGCAGGCCAGAGATAGGAGATACCAGGCTATTTTACCGCTTAAAGGTAAAATTCTAAATGTTGAAAAAGCAAGATTTGACAGGCTTTTAAAATCGGAAGAAATAAAAAATATGATCACAGCCCTGGGGGCAGGAATTGGAAAAGATGATTATGAAATTGAAAAAATAAGATATCATAAAATTTTTATAATGACTGACGCAGATGTTGACGGTGCTCACATAAGAACCCTTCTTTTAACTTTTTTTTACAGACATATGCCTGAAATTATTGAAAAAGGTTATCTTTATATAGCTCAGCCTCCTCTTTATCGAATAGGCAAAGGTAAAAAAGGAGTTTATCTTAAAAATGATCATGGTTTTAATGAATACCTGGTTTCAAGATTTTGTGAGTTAAAATATGTTGAATCAGGAAAAGAAAAGACAAAAATTGAAGACAATGAGGTTTCTAAATTTCTTTTAAAACTGATAAGTCTTTATGAAAACCTTTCTTTTCTTGATGATATGGGATTTGAAAAAAGAATAGTAAAAATTTTGCTTGATGAAAAAGTCAGTGATAAGGATTATTTGCAAAGTGAAGAAAAAATGAGCCTTTTAAAAGATAAGTTTGAGCAAAGTAATTTTTTTATAGATGAATTTATCTGGAATGAAGAAAAGGAGGTTTTTGAGCTGACCTTAACTCCTCCTGAAATAGAAGAAGAAGATGAAGATCATGAATCATCAAGAGTAAGAGAGAAAAAACCTGTAAGAATTTCAAGAAGACTTGTTTTTTCAAAGGAATATCAAAGTATTCTTGAAGACTGGAGTTTTATTGAAAAATACTATTATCTTCCATTTTACATAGGAACTAAAGAAGGAACTTCAGTTGTCAAATGTGAAAGTTTAAAAGAATTTTACAATAAGGCAATGGAAGAAGCTAAAAAAGGCGTTTCAATTCAAAGATATAAAGGTCTTGGTGAAATGAACCCGGATCAGCTTTGGGAAACTACAATGGATCCTTCAACAAGACAGCTTTTACAGGTAAAGGTGGAAGATGCTGAAGCAGCTGATGAAATTTTTTCTCTTCTTATGGGTGATGAGGTTGAACCAAGAAGAAATTTTATACAAACCCACGCATTGGAAGTATCTACCTTAGACTTTTAA
- the dnaN gene encoding DNA polymerase III subunit beta: MKIRIEKNSFKNVLEKIQGMTSQKTSLQITRNVIIETISDKEISVKATDLISEYYCTMEAEIETKGIIALNSKKFFDIVKYFPEDFIPIEEIDFQWIKIGTKDVYFHLVGASPEDFPGISLDFDSEFFDTNSNSFKKMLTAGNSINPEMNELRTFILGINISFLNNKNFSSLKMFSTDTKRIIKTEIRSESLIPEELNSKSVLLPKKVISDLIKFIDQEKVSLSFTSELLILKQGNEFYSVNVLEGDFPDCSGLVVPDHEYAIEIDKNILNDTLQRVSIVADDKIPIVFFNFSDNTLTLSSSNPELGEAKESIGIKFEKEGFETAFNSRYILNILKDIQDNSVILYLKDKSSHCIITGSENLDYAAAIMPIKI; the protein is encoded by the coding sequence ATGAAAATAAGAATAGAAAAAAACAGCTTTAAAAATGTTCTGGAAAAAATTCAAGGAATGACAAGTCAAAAAACTTCTCTTCAAATAACCAGGAATGTAATTATAGAAACAATTTCAGATAAAGAAATATCTGTAAAAGCAACTGATCTTATTTCTGAATATTACTGCACTATGGAAGCTGAAATAGAAACAAAAGGCATAATTGCCCTTAATTCAAAAAAATTTTTTGATATAGTTAAATATTTTCCAGAAGATTTTATACCCATTGAAGAAATAGATTTCCAATGGATAAAAATTGGTACAAAAGATGTTTATTTTCATCTTGTAGGAGCTTCTCCTGAAGATTTCCCAGGAATTTCACTTGATTTTGATTCTGAATTTTTTGATACAAATTCCAACTCTTTTAAAAAAATGCTTACAGCAGGAAATTCAATTAACCCGGAAATGAACGAATTAAGGACTTTTATTTTAGGTATAAATATTTCTTTTTTAAACAATAAAAATTTTTCTTCATTAAAAATGTTTTCTACAGATACAAAAAGAATTATAAAAACAGAAATAAGAAGTGAATCTTTAATCCCCGAAGAACTAAACTCAAAATCTGTTCTTCTCCCGAAAAAAGTTATTTCTGATTTAATAAAGTTTATAGATCAGGAAAAAGTAAGTTTATCTTTTACATCTGAATTATTGATTCTCAAACAGGGAAATGAATTTTATTCTGTAAATGTCTTGGAAGGAGATTTTCCTGACTGCAGCGGACTTGTAGTTCCGGATCACGAATACGCAATAGAGATTGATAAAAATATTTTAAATGATACTCTTCAAAGAGTTTCTATAGTTGCAGATGATAAAATTCCAATAGTTTTTTTTAATTTTTCAGATAACACCCTTACTTTATCTTCAAGTAATCCCGAACTTGGAGAAGCTAAAGAATCCATAGGAATCAAATTTGAAAAAGAAGGTTTTGAAACAGCTTTCAATTCAAGATATATTTTAAATATTTTAAAAGATATTCAGGATAATTCTGTAATTCTTTATTTGAAAGATAAATCATCACATTGTATAATAACGGGTTCTGAAAATCTTGATTATGCAGCGGCTATAATGCCGATAAAAATTTAA